From Pelotomaculum schinkii, the proteins below share one genomic window:
- a CDS encoding propanediol/glycerol family dehydratase large subunit, whose product MKRSKRFENVFDTREVVKDTFLKEMPEVGLICWDSPNDPKPSIKIENNRVVELDGKCEKDYDLLDRFIAKYAVDLTVAEEAMAVDSAKFARMMVDFNVPRKEIVRLARGMTPAKVVDVVKNLDAVEMMMAAHKLRARRRPANQTHVCNHKDDMALLMADAACAAAMGFAEIEATVGWVRNAHNVALGILLGSQIGRPGVLTQCAVEEATELALGMKGFTSYAETVSVYGTEKVFVDGDDLPWSKTFLASAYASRGLKLRFTSGTGSEITMGEAEGKSLLYLEARCIALTLGSGVQGVQNGGISCSPLAASLPGGQLCVMAENLICMMWGLEVASGNDAPWAGSEARRWSHVIPWLCAGTDFIHSGFGFTSIWDNMFSGACYNQEDLEDEMALQRDFKADAGLKSLTEEEFIAIRAKAAKIAQDLCDEMGWPRYSDEQIEKIIYCNDSDDIDRDQKDNIQLNKMIKESGITLVDIIKALHNKGYSKLASSLTQLLKCRLSGDYLHTSAIFDDEFKCYSGVNTPNDYAGPGTGYRVEGERWEEIKNLRQAMAPEDFVKKQTGLALK is encoded by the coding sequence GTGAAACGATCAAAACGTTTTGAAAATGTTTTTGATACTCGTGAAGTTGTAAAGGACACATTTTTAAAAGAAATGCCCGAAGTCGGACTAATCTGTTGGGATAGTCCGAATGACCCAAAACCAAGTATTAAGATTGAAAATAATCGGGTTGTTGAGTTGGATGGAAAATGTGAAAAGGATTATGATTTGCTTGATCGGTTTATTGCAAAGTACGCAGTTGATCTTACTGTTGCCGAGGAGGCTATGGCAGTTGACTCTGCTAAATTTGCACGTATGATGGTGGATTTCAATGTGCCCAGGAAAGAAATTGTTCGTTTAGCCCGTGGCATGACACCTGCTAAAGTAGTGGATGTTGTAAAAAATCTGGATGCAGTTGAAATGATGATGGCTGCACATAAACTTAGAGCTCGCAGGCGGCCGGCAAACCAGACACACGTTTGTAACCACAAGGACGATATGGCCCTTCTCATGGCTGATGCAGCATGTGCCGCAGCGATGGGATTTGCGGAAATTGAGGCTACTGTTGGCTGGGTGCGTAATGCTCATAACGTAGCCCTGGGTATCTTGTTAGGTTCTCAAATTGGTAGGCCAGGTGTACTGACACAATGTGCGGTTGAAGAAGCCACCGAGCTTGCGCTTGGCATGAAGGGTTTCACTAGTTATGCGGAAACAGTTTCAGTGTATGGAACAGAAAAAGTATTTGTTGATGGGGACGATTTGCCATGGTCGAAGACATTCCTTGCCAGTGCATATGCCTCAAGAGGCTTGAAATTGCGTTTTACATCAGGCACTGGTTCGGAAATAACTATGGGCGAGGCAGAGGGAAAATCGCTTTTATACCTTGAAGCAAGATGCATTGCGCTTACCCTAGGGTCAGGTGTCCAGGGGGTTCAAAACGGGGGGATTAGTTGCTCGCCTCTTGCAGCCTCTCTTCCTGGAGGGCAACTCTGCGTTATGGCTGAAAACCTTATCTGCATGATGTGGGGCTTGGAGGTCGCTTCAGGAAACGATGCTCCATGGGCAGGTTCTGAAGCGCGGCGTTGGTCACATGTTATTCCCTGGTTGTGTGCAGGGACAGATTTTATTCATTCAGGTTTTGGGTTTACCTCAATCTGGGATAACATGTTTTCCGGGGCCTGTTACAACCAAGAAGATTTGGAAGATGAAATGGCGCTTCAAAGAGATTTTAAGGCTGATGCAGGGCTAAAATCACTCACTGAAGAGGAATTTATTGCGATTAGGGCCAAGGCTGCCAAAATTGCCCAAGATCTGTGTGATGAAATGGGCTGGCCGAGGTACAGCGATGAGCAAATTGAAAAAATAATTTACTGTAATGATAGCGATGATATTGACCGCGACCAAAAAGATAATATCCAGCTTAATAAAATGATTAAAGAGAGTGGCATAACTCTGGTTGACATAATTAAGGCATTACACAATAAAGGCTATTCTAAACTGGCATCGTCTCTTACCCAGTTATTAAAATGCAGATTGTCTGGAGATTACCTGCATACCTCGGCGATATTTGATGATGAATTTAAATGTTACAGTGGCGTGAATACACCTAATGATTATGCTGGTCCAGGGACCGGTTACCGTGTTGAAGGGGAAAGATGGGAAGAGATTAAGAACCTTCGCCAGGCTATGGCACCCGAAGATTTTGTGAAAAAACAAACTGGGTTGGCTTTGAAATAA
- a CDS encoding transposase, with amino-acid sequence MTGRKADPYKLPLSDFTTEEHKKITACPEGQAPVQSYYNEEKKALTAYFELDRCSHCSLKDNCPVKIQKKKAVLKVSQKSVIAVLPEKNLLTRNSTGQILVSGPL; translated from the coding sequence ATGACCGGTCGCAAAGCTGACCCTTATAAGCTGCCACTGAGTGATTTTACTACCGAAGAACACAAGAAGATAACTGCCTGCCCTGAGGGGCAAGCTCCTGTCCAGAGCTACTACAACGAAGAAAAAAAGGCGCTAACAGCATATTTCGAGCTGGATAGATGTAGCCATTGTTCCTTAAAAGATAACTGCCCGGTTAAGATTCAAAAGAAGAAGGCCGTTTTAAAGGTAAGTCAGAAGTCTGTAATAGCTGTTTTACCAGAAAAGAACTTGCTGACAAGGAACAGCACCGGGCAAATATTAGTAAGCGGGCCGCTATAG
- a CDS encoding MFS transporter, with translation MENAKTASIKLEVAPSFRWLALALNCLVMTFFFMAVQLVATFGTVIMTDWKLNTAQFGMLVTMTFLSYALFNYFGGSWGAKIGTRNIVTIGIVIAIVSTVIWPFVHNYTVMLGVRFIQGISGGIFMGSVLGSAAVWFPARERGFTQGILLGFMGIGFVVDSALAPILLNAGYNWQNGSAMLIGIPGVIIGILYFLLFKDLAQLYPGVETIDDILPKTTGENTAAESSTNEYVQPETWEATIRSTKFWLAAVNIFANCFIVFTLGSYLPLLLANDMKLGPETVASVLAVTFFSTLIASPLGGLLSDKVFHSKRYPVIVIGFALCLVFCLWVPYASLGLLPFVLFVAYGSIPFVNGPFWCLPAELVRPAFAGRASGMLLFLGLLGGVIANPIVGSFVDMTGSNYIALYIFAAMSVLGLVTGLAIKK, from the coding sequence ATGGAAAATGCTAAAACTGCTTCAATAAAACTTGAGGTAGCACCGTCTTTTCGTTGGCTAGCATTAGCATTAAACTGTTTAGTGATGACTTTCTTTTTTATGGCTGTCCAATTAGTTGCAACTTTTGGCACCGTGATAATGACAGACTGGAAATTAAACACTGCACAATTTGGAATGCTGGTTACCATGACTTTTCTAAGTTATGCTTTATTTAACTATTTTGGTGGCAGCTGGGGAGCAAAAATTGGAACACGTAACATTGTGACAATCGGAATTGTTATAGCGATTGTCAGTACTGTGATTTGGCCCTTTGTCCATAATTACACAGTTATGTTAGGAGTACGTTTTATCCAAGGAATTTCCGGTGGTATTTTTATGGGGTCCGTTTTAGGTAGTGCAGCTGTGTGGTTTCCAGCAAGAGAGCGAGGTTTTACTCAGGGAATATTATTGGGTTTTATGGGAATTGGTTTTGTAGTTGACTCTGCATTAGCGCCTATTTTATTAAACGCCGGTTATAACTGGCAAAACGGTTCTGCGATGTTAATAGGGATTCCGGGAGTTATTATTGGGATTCTTTATTTCTTGTTGTTTAAAGACCTTGCACAACTTTATCCGGGTGTCGAAACAATTGATGATATCTTACCCAAAACAACGGGCGAAAATACAGCTGCAGAATCATCCACAAATGAGTACGTACAGCCAGAAACTTGGGAGGCTACAATTAGGTCAACAAAATTCTGGTTAGCTGCTGTAAATATTTTTGCAAACTGTTTTATTGTTTTTACATTAGGGAGTTATCTACCGTTGTTGCTGGCTAATGATATGAAATTAGGTCCGGAAACAGTTGCAAGTGTTTTGGCGGTTACATTTTTCTCGACACTAATTGCATCCCCACTTGGAGGACTGCTATCTGACAAAGTATTTCACAGTAAGCGTTATCCGGTGATTGTAATAGGTTTCGCATTATGCCTCGTATTCTGTTTATGGGTACCTTATGCTTCACTTGGGCTTCTACCTTTTGTTTTGTTTGTAGCTTATGGCTCCATACCTTTTGTAAACGGACCTTTTTGGTGCCTTCCTGCCGAACTTGTACGCCCCGCTTTTGCTGGAAGAGCTTCTGGGATGTTGCTGTTTCTTGGTTTACTGGGTGGCGTTATTGCAAACCCAATTGTTGGCTCCTTTGTTGATATGACCGGTTCAAATTATATTGCTTTGTATATTTTTGCTGCAATGTCAGTATTAGGACTAGTGACCGGATTGGCTATTAAAAAGTAA
- a CDS encoding sigma-54-dependent Fis family transcriptional regulator, whose protein sequence is MALNEKQREEMLSLWEQVHFQNKTEDISISEDIRDSWERSKQHGVDPFIPKNYYIITKKELGEKTHQNKELLNAALPAMEEMYSLLKEFNFCTVIADNKGFILKRIGEEYDLVFTGGHNFVEGSNWSEEVMGTNAVGLALAIDKPCTVYGYEHYCRCASTSACFSVPIHDTKNNILGVLNLTCPYIYASNSVHTLGMVVSAAKAIEREIALQIAYQTAINANIHLRAIMESIIEGLIAMDQKFTITHINNRACDMLEINLDNCMGKNIKDVLGYDNNALLNILSSGKKVYGETIFLGTMHGKKKFLVNCTPLDKTKEINFDLDSPNLPSKTGAVLILHEIQEFNRMVNRIVGARPKTNFKDLIGKCNSFQFAVDQAKMAAETSSNVILLGESGVGKDLFAQAIHNASQRAREPFFAINCAAIPRELISSELFGYEEGAFTGAKKGGNPGKFELANMGSIFLDEIGEMPLDLQASLLRVLEEQTVMRLGGREVIPINVRLISATNKELQEEIVKGHFRPDLFYRLAVISIRIPPLRERKEDIPDLVEFFIRFISSKLDRNIKKVDPKVMDLLLNYNWPGNIRQLRNVIERIINLSKYDTLTVDLLPPELHKNVLKISANPFSQEVPSKENVEEQLIRDYLDKYHYNKSDTAKALKISRSSLYRKMEKYGIK, encoded by the coding sequence ATGGCCCTAAATGAAAAACAACGTGAAGAAATGCTCTCTCTCTGGGAACAGGTACATTTCCAAAACAAAACTGAGGATATTTCTATCTCAGAAGATATACGGGATTCATGGGAAAGAAGCAAACAACATGGGGTTGATCCCTTCATCCCCAAAAATTACTATATTATTACTAAAAAAGAATTAGGAGAAAAAACACATCAAAATAAGGAGTTGTTGAATGCAGCATTACCGGCAATGGAAGAAATGTATTCACTTCTTAAGGAATTTAACTTTTGCACAGTTATTGCAGATAATAAGGGATTTATCCTAAAAAGGATTGGAGAAGAGTATGACCTCGTTTTCACTGGCGGACACAATTTTGTAGAGGGCTCAAATTGGTCAGAAGAAGTGATGGGTACAAATGCTGTTGGGTTAGCCCTAGCTATTGATAAGCCATGTACAGTATACGGCTATGAACATTATTGTAGGTGCGCCTCTACATCAGCTTGTTTTTCAGTTCCAATTCATGACACAAAAAACAATATATTAGGAGTACTTAACTTAACTTGCCCCTACATTTACGCTTCCAATAGTGTACATACTTTAGGTATGGTCGTTTCTGCTGCCAAAGCGATCGAAAGGGAAATTGCCTTACAAATAGCCTATCAAACGGCAATAAATGCTAATATACACTTAAGGGCAATAATGGAATCGATTATTGAGGGTCTAATTGCTATGGACCAGAAATTTACTATAACTCACATAAATAATCGTGCATGTGACATGCTGGAAATCAATCTTGATAATTGTATGGGTAAAAATATTAAAGATGTCTTGGGCTATGATAACAATGCCCTTCTTAATATCTTATCGTCTGGGAAAAAAGTATACGGTGAAACAATTTTTCTGGGAACAATGCATGGAAAAAAGAAGTTTCTGGTTAATTGCACACCATTAGACAAGACAAAAGAAATAAATTTTGATTTGGATAGCCCTAACTTACCGAGTAAAACTGGGGCAGTACTAATCCTTCATGAAATTCAGGAGTTTAATAGAATGGTTAACAGAATTGTTGGGGCAAGACCTAAAACCAACTTTAAAGACCTTATTGGCAAATGTAATAGTTTTCAATTTGCTGTTGATCAGGCAAAAATGGCTGCTGAAACCAGCTCGAACGTAATATTGCTTGGGGAAAGTGGAGTAGGAAAAGATTTATTTGCCCAGGCCATTCATAACGCAAGTCAAAGAGCCCGCGAACCTTTTTTTGCAATAAATTGTGCAGCAATACCAAGGGAATTGATTTCCAGCGAACTGTTTGGATATGAAGAAGGGGCATTCACCGGTGCTAAAAAAGGAGGAAACCCGGGGAAATTTGAATTAGCCAATATGGGAAGTATATTCTTAGACGAGATTGGAGAAATGCCGTTAGATCTCCAAGCATCTTTATTAAGAGTGCTTGAGGAACAGACTGTTATGCGTTTAGGGGGCCGGGAAGTAATTCCCATTAACGTGAGACTTATTAGTGCAACTAACAAAGAATTGCAGGAGGAAATTGTTAAGGGACATTTTCGTCCTGATCTGTTCTATAGGTTGGCGGTAATATCTATTAGAATTCCCCCTTTACGAGAAAGGAAAGAAGACATTCCTGATCTAGTGGAATTTTTCATTAGATTTATTTCTTCAAAACTTGACAGGAACATAAAAAAGGTTGACCCAAAGGTTATGGATCTTCTACTAAATTACAATTGGCCTGGAAACATACGGCAATTAAGAAACGTTATTGAACGGATAATTAACCTATCCAAATATGATACCCTCACTGTAGATTTACTTCCACCTGAATTGCATAAAAATGTTCTTAAGATTTCTGCAAATCCTTTTTCGCAGGAGGTTCCATCAAAAGAAAATGTTGAAGAGCAATTAATAAGGGATTATTTGGATAAATATCATTATAATAAAAGCGACACTGCAAAAGCATTAAAAATCTCCAGAAGCAGCCTGTATAGAAAGATGGAAAAATACGGCATTAAATAG
- a CDS encoding cob(I)yrinic acid a,c-diamide adenosyltransferase has product MNKELLKKGYVQVYTGNCKGKTTSALGLAFRAMGRGLKTYIGQFMKGQYYSELKSAEMVSPYITIEQYGKDNFIHVVNPPHEEDIQMAHSGLEKAKTAMFSGKYDIIVFDEINTANYFNLITTEEMLEVIKTKPDGVEIIFTGRYAPSEVIEAADLVTEMVEVKHYYEQGVPARDGIER; this is encoded by the coding sequence TTGAACAAGGAGTTGCTAAAAAAAGGATACGTACAGGTTTACACGGGAAATTGCAAGGGTAAGACTACTTCAGCCCTGGGCCTGGCTTTCCGGGCCATGGGGCGAGGGTTAAAGACCTATATCGGGCAATTCATGAAAGGCCAGTATTACTCAGAGCTTAAATCGGCAGAAATGGTTAGTCCCTATATTACCATAGAACAGTATGGGAAAGATAACTTTATCCATGTTGTAAATCCTCCGCATGAGGAGGATATTCAGATGGCTCATAGCGGCTTAGAAAAAGCAAAGACGGCCATGTTTTCCGGTAAATACGATATCATTGTCTTTGATGAGATTAACACGGCCAATTATTTTAACCTGATCACCACTGAAGAAATGTTGGAGGTAATAAAGACCAAGCCGGACGGCGTTGAAATAATATTTACAGGACGTTATGCTCCTTCCGAGGTAATCGAAGCTGCTGATCTGGTAACTGAAATGGTGGAAGTTAAACATTACTATGAGCAGGGAGTGCCGGCCCGGGACGGAATTGAGCGTTAA
- the istB gene encoding IS21-like element helper ATPase IstB — protein sequence MLNQHTVERLREMRLKGMAEALLEQNNSSENQSYTFEERLGLLVDHEYISRRNRRLARLLKQAKLRLPASVEDIDYQQHRGLDRALLRSLSTCEWIGSHLNCLITGATGTGKTYLSCALANAACRHNLSARYYHVSTLLAELTAAKGDGSYGRLIHQLSNYYLLVMDDWGLAPFKDFEGHDLLDVIEERNGRGSMIIASQLPLENWHETLPDPTLDDAIMDRIIHNSYRISLKGESMRKVAANKQSIAAK from the coding sequence ATGCTAAACCAGCACACTGTAGAGAGACTCCGTGAAATGCGCCTCAAGGGTATGGCTGAGGCTCTGCTTGAGCAAAACAACAGCTCCGAGAACCAGTCATATACCTTCGAGGAACGCCTGGGCTTGCTGGTCGACCATGAGTACATCTCACGTCGGAACCGGCGTCTTGCCCGTCTTTTGAAACAGGCCAAGCTCCGGCTACCAGCCAGCGTAGAAGATATTGATTACCAGCAGCACCGCGGCCTGGACCGTGCTCTTTTGCGCAGCCTGTCAACCTGCGAGTGGATAGGTTCACACCTCAATTGTCTGATCACCGGAGCCACCGGAACGGGAAAAACATACTTGTCATGTGCCCTAGCCAATGCCGCCTGCCGGCATAATCTTAGTGCACGATACTACCACGTCTCTACTCTGCTTGCAGAGTTGACTGCCGCCAAGGGTGATGGTTCTTACGGCCGTTTGATTCACCAGTTATCCAATTATTATCTACTGGTCATGGATGACTGGGGTCTTGCTCCCTTCAAGGATTTTGAAGGGCACGATCTTTTGGATGTAATCGAAGAGCGCAACGGTAGAGGCTCTATGATTATCGCCAGTCAGTTGCCACTTGAAAACTGGCATGAAACTCTGCCGGATCCCACCTTGGATGATGCCATCATGGACCGCATCATCCACAACTCATACCGGATATCATTAAAAGGTGAGTCCATGAGAAAGGTGGCTGCTAACAAGCAGAGCATCGCTGCCAAATAA
- a CDS encoding enoyl-CoA hydratase/isomerase family protein produces MPFKDILFAQEGPVATITLNRPDNYNALAPNISSEMLAALEMCRNEREIRAVVLTGSGKAFCSGGDIKYFEQFAGSNPDEPVRRLLEPLHRVVMDIRQMPKPVLAAINGAVGGAGMSLALSCDLRIASRQAKFKQAYTSLGLAPDVGWSLWVGLLAGFGKASEMVFLDPVYDAEQAQGMGLVHRVVEQEELMTASGLMAEQLARGATQSFAIAKAGLNHAFLTLLERQLEVERQGVLNASLTGDYQEGLEAFLAKRKPSFKGC; encoded by the coding sequence ATGCCTTTTAAGGACATTCTTTTTGCTCAGGAAGGTCCCGTCGCGACAATTACTTTAAACCGGCCTGATAATTATAATGCTCTTGCTCCGAACATCTCCAGCGAAATGTTGGCCGCGCTGGAAATGTGTCGAAATGAACGGGAGATCAGGGCTGTTGTGCTGACCGGCAGCGGAAAAGCTTTTTGCTCCGGGGGCGATATCAAATATTTTGAGCAGTTTGCCGGGTCCAATCCTGATGAGCCGGTACGCCGCTTGTTGGAGCCTTTGCACAGAGTCGTTATGGATATACGACAAATGCCCAAACCGGTGCTGGCAGCCATAAACGGCGCGGTTGGCGGCGCCGGTATGTCGCTGGCTCTTTCCTGTGATTTGCGCATTGCCTCCAGGCAGGCTAAGTTTAAACAGGCGTATACCAGCCTTGGTTTGGCGCCTGATGTGGGGTGGAGCCTGTGGGTGGGTTTGCTGGCGGGGTTTGGTAAGGCCAGCGAGATGGTTTTTCTCGATCCGGTTTACGATGCTGAACAAGCGCAGGGAATGGGTCTGGTCCATCGCGTGGTGGAGCAGGAAGAGCTCATGACCGCCTCCGGCCTGATGGCGGAACAACTGGCAAGAGGTGCGACGCAGTCTTTTGCCATTGCCAAGGCCGGTTTAAATCACGCATTTTTAACACTCCTGGAACGGCAGCTGGAGGTGGAGCGCCAAGGCGTTCTCAACGCTTCTTTAACCGGTGATTATCAAGAAGGACTGGAAGCTTTTCTCGCCAAAAGAAAGCCTTCCTTTAAGGGTTGTTAA
- a CDS encoding sensor histidine kinase, whose translation MNVPQYLHSLRARLALGLLLVLTLLLLVYGLLAYAELKADLMEIAEAKLRVQAEPLLEYCAGLRSPLREDLYSSAADLMQELEAQGLEVRLYNQNGQPSANNSQSLEDAIPLQPSLLSAVMKGKSLSQIRTGTAGRELVYLSPVINSSGLVQGALEVRASMSSVDVSLARTRLLLFAGGLAVLLAAVGLIYLVIRYALRPLTNLAATARGVTGNRLTGRVAVPPGGDEVTELFVAFNSMLDQLESAFAAQRRATDQVRQFAADASHELRSHLTVVTGYLDVLKRGAAAEPREQSRVLTAARTELDRLSRLVDDLLTLARLGAGAPLHRQALDVPGMLSDAAQRAKLFAPQRRVTVQCPTLPPLRADPDKMRQVLNNLVDNALRHTASGEDITLGAGVRNESVCLWVHNTGESIAAEHLHHVFERFWRADTSRSCSKGSGLGLAIVAAIAEAHGGNVEVSSTPGSGTTFTVCLPFNAGDAFEEKLRKG comes from the coding sequence GTGAATGTTCCCCAATATCTGCACAGCCTGCGTGCCCGCCTGGCACTGGGGCTGCTTTTGGTTTTAACCTTGCTTTTGCTGGTCTACGGCCTGCTGGCCTATGCCGAGTTGAAAGCCGATTTAATGGAGATAGCCGAAGCCAAGCTGCGTGTTCAGGCGGAACCGTTATTGGAGTATTGCGCCGGTCTGCGCTCCCCGCTGCGTGAAGACCTGTACTCGTCTGCCGCCGATTTGATGCAGGAACTGGAAGCCCAGGGGCTTGAAGTGCGGTTATATAATCAAAACGGCCAACCGTCGGCAAACAACAGCCAGTCATTGGAAGACGCGATACCTCTGCAGCCCTCACTTCTGTCGGCGGTAATGAAAGGCAAAAGCCTGAGCCAAATCCGGACCGGTACGGCAGGGAGAGAGCTGGTCTACCTGTCGCCGGTTATTAACAGCAGCGGGCTGGTTCAGGGCGCTTTGGAGGTCCGTGCTTCAATGTCTAGTGTTGACGTCTCACTGGCGCGGACGCGCCTGCTGCTTTTTGCCGGCGGCCTGGCGGTATTGTTGGCAGCGGTCGGACTGATATATCTGGTCATCCGCTATGCCCTGCGTCCGTTGACCAATCTGGCCGCCACAGCGAGGGGCGTCACCGGAAACAGGTTGACCGGCCGCGTTGCGGTGCCCCCCGGCGGGGATGAGGTAACAGAATTATTTGTGGCCTTTAACTCCATGCTTGACCAGTTGGAGAGCGCTTTTGCCGCCCAGCGGAGAGCCACCGATCAGGTCCGTCAGTTTGCGGCAGACGCTTCCCATGAATTGCGCTCTCATCTTACAGTTGTGACAGGTTATTTGGATGTGCTGAAGCGGGGAGCGGCAGCGGAGCCCCGGGAGCAGTCCCGTGTGCTGACGGCGGCAAGAACGGAGCTGGATCGCTTAAGCCGCCTGGTCGATGATTTATTGACCCTGGCCCGTTTGGGCGCCGGCGCGCCTCTGCACCGCCAGGCGCTGGATGTACCCGGCATGCTGTCCGATGCGGCCCAACGGGCTAAGTTGTTTGCCCCGCAGCGGCGTGTAACGGTTCAGTGTCCAACCCTGCCCCCCCTGCGGGCGGATCCGGACAAGATGCGGCAGGTATTAAACAACCTGGTTGATAACGCCTTGCGGCATACAGCGTCCGGAGAGGATATTACGCTGGGCGCAGGTGTACGCAATGAGAGCGTGTGCCTGTGGGTGCACAATACCGGCGAGAGTATCGCAGCTGAGCATCTTCACCATGTATTTGAACGTTTTTGGCGCGCCGATACCTCCAGAAGCTGCAGCAAAGGCAGCGGGCTGGGCCTGGCCATCGTCGCGGCTATCGCTGAAGCCCACGGCGGCAATGTTGAGGTTAGCAGCACACCCGGCAGTGGTACTACGTTTACCGTGTGTTTGCCCTTTAATGCTGGTGATGCTTTTGAGGAAAAGCTGCGCAAGGGCTGA
- a CDS encoding response regulator transcription factor yields the protein MSIEAPKFRVLIVDDDPGIIDFLSLGLRYEGYAVDSAVSGGLAFERARVAPPDVVILDWMLPDTSGPEICQRLRTLADPAILMLTAKDEVADRVAGLRSGADDYLVKPFHFEELLARLEALLRRRGQAYNKDVLEFSDVRLWPSRREARRGQLRLALTPTEFALLHLFMQHPHQVLPKETILQNVWGYDFGGDASVVEVYIGYLRRKLGEPQLISTVRGAGYVLEEVKT from the coding sequence GTGTCTATTGAAGCGCCCAAATTTAGGGTCTTAATAGTTGACGATGACCCCGGGATAATTGATTTTCTTTCCCTGGGACTACGCTATGAAGGGTATGCCGTGGATAGCGCCGTCAGTGGCGGCCTGGCGTTTGAACGTGCCCGGGTGGCGCCGCCCGATGTGGTAATACTGGATTGGATGCTGCCCGATACTTCCGGCCCGGAAATCTGCCAGAGGCTTCGCACACTGGCAGACCCGGCCATCCTGATGCTTACCGCCAAAGACGAGGTGGCTGACCGGGTTGCCGGCCTGAGGTCCGGGGCAGATGATTATCTCGTCAAGCCGTTCCACTTTGAAGAATTGCTGGCCCGCTTGGAGGCTCTCTTGCGCCGGCGGGGACAAGCTTATAACAAAGATGTGCTTGAATTCTCCGATGTACGCCTGTGGCCTTCCCGCCGTGAGGCCCGCCGCGGACAGCTGCGCCTGGCTTTGACCCCTACGGAATTTGCTCTCCTCCACCTGTTCATGCAGCATCCGCATCAGGTCCTGCCAAAAGAGACCATCTTGCAAAATGTTTGGGGCTATGACTTTGGAGGGGACGCCAGCGTCGTTGAGGTGTATATCGGGTACCTGCGCCGCAAGCTTGGTGAACCACAGCTGATCAGTACGGTACGGGGCGCGGGCTATGTCCTGGAGGAAGTGAAGACGTGA
- a CDS encoding protein kinase domain-containing protein codes for MRDYEIEDFLGKGSYGVVIRARRKGRCYAIKALIKDERNSGILPFQLESEILRRIAHPRVPGFVEAFTAGDVHYIVQEHIDGLPLSSILDIGRRFHEAEVKGIVLQLLSILNGLHRPAQKENAVIHRDVRLSNLLLKDKQVFLIDFGYARFLDPAQFVFCPDPLQYKFSAAVGSEKRAPEKVKELPSLKKIPGPETYKLLRREISPRSDLFGVGVAAVDLFTTWVEDESQFELSWQEVLPLSGQFIVFLQKLLSQKDGFSSAREALACLESIL; via the coding sequence ATCAGAGATTATGAGATAGAAGATTTTCTTGGTAAAGGAAGCTATGGGGTTGTAATCAGAGCCAGGCGCAAAGGGCGCTGCTATGCCATTAAAGCTTTGATCAAGGATGAGCGAAATTCCGGTATTTTACCTTTTCAGCTGGAGTCGGAAATTCTCAGACGGATTGCTCACCCGCGCGTACCGGGTTTTGTGGAGGCTTTTACGGCAGGAGATGTCCATTATATTGTCCAGGAGCATATCGATGGACTGCCTTTGAGTTCCATCCTTGATATAGGCCGCCGTTTTCACGAGGCAGAGGTCAAGGGTATCGTCTTGCAGCTTCTTTCCATCCTCAATGGGCTGCACCGTCCGGCGCAGAAGGAAAACGCCGTCATCCACCGGGATGTGCGTCTCTCCAACCTGTTGCTTAAAGATAAACAGGTATTTCTGATTGATTTTGGCTATGCCAGATTTCTAGATCCGGCTCAGTTTGTTTTTTGTCCTGACCCGTTGCAATATAAATTTAGCGCCGCCGTCGGATCCGAAAAGAGGGCGCCTGAAAAAGTCAAAGAACTTCCCTCCTTAAAGAAGATACCTGGCCCTGAGACATATAAACTGTTGCGCAGGGAAATTTCGCCGCGCAGCGACCTTTTTGGAGTTGGCGTCGCCGCTGTCGATCTTTTTACCACCTGGGTGGAGGATGAGTCCCAGTTTGAGCTGTCCTGGCAGGAAGTACTTCCTCTCTCCGGACAGTTTATTGTGTTTCTGCAAAAGCTTTTAAGTCAAAAAGATGGCTTCAGTTCAGCCAGAGAGGCCTTGGCATGTTTGGAATCAATATTGTAA